The genomic window TTGCAGGCGGTTTGGCGGGAACAGCGGCGCTCCTGGGGCTGTTCTTCGGGGCGCTGACGGTGGTCAGCAACTTTGATTATGCCTTGCGGGAGTTTGAGCGGCTGCGGGTATGGGTGCTCTTGCTCGCCGCCGGCTTCGGGGTGCAGGTCGCGCTGTATCTGCACGTCCGCTTTCGGGTCCGCGAAAGCATCCGGGGGGCGACGGCGGAGGTGGCGGCGACGGGAGGAATCTCGGCGGGATCCATGGTGGCCTGTTGCGCGCACTATGTGACGAGTGCACTCCCCCTGCTCGGCCTGTCCGCCCTGTCGGTGTTTGTCACCAAGTACCAGACTTCATTTTTTCTGGTGGGGATTTTCTCCAACCTCATCGGGATGTCCTACATGCTGTATTTTCTTCAAAAACACGGCCTGATGCCCCAAGTGTTTCCCGCGGCGGCGGTTTCACGCTGCAATATGAAGACGGTTCGAAACGCGGTGATTGCTGTCTCGGTGAGCGTTGTTGCTGCCTCTTTTTTCTGGGACTAAACATGAGACGGGCGGAAAACGGGTTTTGCCTGTTCGGAAAGGGTAGGCGAATGAATGGAATATCGGATCGCGGGTGGATGGGCCTGGTTATCACTTTACTGGTGTTGGGGCTGGTCTCCGGAGCCGGGGCCGCTTCGGAGCGCTCGTTGCGGCGGACGGATTCGCGGGCGGCAGTACATGTCAACGTGACGTTCCTGAATCCGCTGGGCAAGGTTAAGGGGGATACGCTCGACTTTCAAGTGTTGATGGACACCCATTCCGTGGCGCTTGACGGTTTCCAGGTAGAGACGCTCGCCGTGTTGCACCGGGACGGTGGCCCGCCGATCCGGCCGCTGGGCTGGTTCGAGCCCGGCGGTGGGGGGCATCACCGATCCGGGATTCTTCGTTTTCCGGCTGGCGATAAGGCGGGGAAAAAGTTTCCGTTGGAGAGCAAGGGTGTTCTGGAATTGCGAATCCGGGGTATTGCCTCTCCGGATGAGCGCGTTTTTCGTTGGGAGTTGCCCATAAGGTAGCAGGCAAGAGTCACAATATTTTTCGAAAGGAGCGCGCGATGGATAAGATAGAATTGATCGTGAAAGGCATGACCTGCTCTGGTTGTCAGGCGGCGGTGAAGAACGCCCTGTCCGCTGTGCCGGGCGTGTCCGCGGCCGAGGTGGACCTCGCCGCCGGCAGGGCGAGCGTGGAGTTCGATACGGGCCGCGCGTCCCGCCCTGATCTGGAGAAGGCGGTCGAGGAAGCCGGCTTCAAAGTAGGGGTTTAGGTTGATATAAATTATGGGTAATGGG from bacterium includes these protein-coding regions:
- a CDS encoding heavy-metal-associated domain-containing protein; the protein is MDKIELIVKGMTCSGCQAAVKNALSAVPGVSAAEVDLAAGRASVEFDTGRASRPDLEKAVEEAGFKVGV